The following proteins are encoded in a genomic region of Ictalurus punctatus breed USDA103 chromosome 15, Coco_2.0, whole genome shotgun sequence:
- the LOC108276019 gene encoding FHF complex subunit HOOK interacting protein 1A, which translates to MMASVVARGTGAQTLNLKGVDPETCMIVFKNHWAQVLRILEKHEPTRNGGLLRSGPISGDDASAVQNYVEHMLFLLTEEECGVGGAMGPILEFVLLENVMERLFVWSLRRDFTEAAKLEQLCMYEMLVARARQPLLHHKPILRPFAMLLSSCGSSSSSAPVEAELVRLLHRLSCNLARDDSALQLFLFHSGQDQGAANFLLFSLLLPFVHRDGPVGAQARDALALIVALSAHDLTVANHITQNTYFCPVLATGLSGLYSWLPAKLEVYSEGWHCLEEADWMKVPALVQFLNSLHFCSTVCKVAHHSVRDQLLGYIYNGFLVPVMAPALHKSTLEEVMTTTAYLELFLRHISDPALLQTFLIFILEHRHDNINILDTLVSRINTPFQLGTVSLALFRTLIGLYCEDIMLQLILRYLIPCSHLQCNGRRRLRERDCYSSSAAALISLIPSFLIARPCTSPTLPPKPDYILWSKVTEGLLMGNMGFEDLFLGVDGLGKSCWMNSEPLMYKNYLQYLSDARSIISTGVQACQVWSAPYDGLNPSPDDYYQAEKEFEEQEVGERDEDERPALTTPPLHSPTPHHTSLSRMPELEWDDSYDAAPDGEEKGNSLFVEHPQPPKHIQEMRKSATMMIPGSYVEESEFQDDVLVYNLVAQRDAQDERMASLKNLHGSQNGRTMQTETNHNTQLYTNSSTENELNDKVQNQDSEEASLMLNGHTDEKKTDQSNDNSADVHQNQSTVLEEQNQDTSKASSVQHTGEDFVSQCLQFIDWDKQSMLGDNVYFQRLTALLYGEETETDFNSICTDYEDDERNEEAEQKDCDGKKRVPFTGPFISVLLSRLENMLENSMEVNLLVTGILAQLAAYPQPLLRCFLLNTQAAFQPSVCSLYQVLVSVGCQIEQHAASRPEFAQMVQDAAQYLLFRDEALKDREWDFLPDNGLGCFLNGHVSGRLPKSLPPCPKIPPQSRNSVFATFLYAEFLKELAAIAQEHSIRPD; encoded by the exons TGAAAAGCATGAGCCGACCCGCAACGGAGGCCTTCTCCGTTCAGGCCCGATCTCCGGAGACGACGCGAGCGCTGTGCAAAACTATGTGGAGCACATGCTGTTCCTCCTGACAGAGGAGGAGTGTGGTGTCGGCGGAGCCATGGGCCCCATTCTGGAGTTTGTGCTGCTGGAGAACGTGATGGAGCGCCTGTTCGTTTGGAGCCTGCGACGTGACTTTACGGAAGCAGCGAAGCTGGAGCAGCTGTGTATGTACGAGATGCTGGTGGCACGGGCACGGCAGCCTCTGCTGCACCACAAGCCCATCCTGCGTCCTTTCGCCATGCTGCTTTCTTCCTGTGGCTCCAGCTCCAGCTCAGCGCCTGTGGAGGCCGAGTTGGTACGACTGCTGCACCGGCTGTCTTGCAATCTGGCACGTGACGACTCCGCCCTCCAGCTCTTCCTCTTCCACAGTGGGCAGGATCAGGGTGCTGCCAACTTCCTGCTCTTTTCACTGCTGTTGCCTTTCGTGCACCGTGACGGACCGGTGGGCGCGCAGGCCCGCGATGCTCTCGCCCTCATTGTGGCTTTGTCAGCTCATGACCTCACTGTGGCCAATCACATCACCCAGAACACCTACTTCTGCCCG gtcttgGCCACAGGGTTGAGTGGTCTGTATTCTTGGCTTCCAGCTAAGCTCGAGGTCTACAGTGAAGGATGGCACTGCTTGGAAGAAGCAGACTGGATGAAGGTTCCAGCACTCGTACAGTTCCTCAACTCTCTGCACTTCTGTAGCACCGTGTGTAAG gtGGCCCATCACTCTGTCAGAGATCAGCTGCTTGGGTACATCTATAACGGTTTTCTTGTGCCAGTCATGGCTCCAGCGTTACACAAG TCGACTTTGGAGGAAGTGATGACAACAACAGCTTATCTGGAGCTCTTTTTGCGGCATATCTCCGACCCCGCCCTCCTCCAGACCTTCCTAATTTTCATCCTCGAGCATCGTCATGACAACATCAACATTCTCGATACGCTCGTCAGCAGAATCAACACTCCTTTTCAG TTGGGAACGGTATCTCTGGCTCTGTTTCGCACACTGATTGGTCTGTACTGCGAGGACATCATGCTGcagctcattctcag gTATCTGATTCCATGCTCTCACCTGCAGTGCAACGGGCGGCGTAGACTCAGAGAGCGAGACTGCTACTCTTCTAGCGCTGCTGCGCTTATCTCTCTTATTCCCTCATTCCTCATAGCCAGACCCTGCACGTCCCCAACACTGCCCCCTAAACCAGACTACATCCTTTGGTCAAAGGTCACCGAAGGGCTGCTAATGGGGAACATGG GGTTTGAAGACCTTTTCCTGGGTGTGGATGGTTTGGGAAAATCCTGCTGGATGAACTCTGAGCCGCTGATGTACAAAAACTACCTCCAGTACCTGAGTGACGCACGCAGCATCATCAGCACCGGCGTGCAGGCGTGTCAGGTATGGTCTGCCCCTTACGACGGACTCAATCCCTCACCCGATGACTACTACCAAGCAGAGAAGGAGTTTGAGGAGCAGGAGGTTGGGGAGAGGGATGAGGATGAGCGTCCAGCTCTCACCACTCCTCCACTCCATTCCCCAACTCCACACCACACTAGTTTGAGTCGGATGCCAGAACTGGAGTGGGACGACAGTTACGACGCCGCCCCAGATGGAGAGGAAAAGGGGAATTCCCTCTTTGTAGAGCATCCTCAACCTCCGAAACACATTCAGGAGATGCGTAAAAGTGCCACCATGATGATTCCCGGGTCTTACGTAGAAGAGTCGGAGTTCCAGGATGACGTATTGGTTTATAATCTCGTTGCGCAGAGGGACGCACAAGATGAGCGGATGGCATCCTTAAAAAACCTTCACGGGAGTCAAAACGGCAGGACGATGCAAACTGAAACCAACCACAATACACAGCTTTACACCAACAGTAGTACAGAGAACGAGCTAAACGATAAGGTACAAAATCAGGACTCGGAAGAAGCTTCACTTATGCTAAATGGACATACCGATGAGAAGAAAACGGACCAATCGAACGATAACTCAGCTGATGTCCACCAGAACCAGAGCACGGTTTTAGAAGAGCAAAATCAGGATACATCCAAGGCTTCGTCTGTGCAGCATACTGGAGAGGACTTTGTTTCCCAGTGCCTCCAGTTTATTGACTGGGATAAACAGAGCATGCTGGGAGATAATGTTTATTTCCAGAGGCTGACTGCGCTCTTGTATGGCGAAGAGACAGAAACGGACTTTAATTCGATTTGCACTGATTATGAAGATGATGAGAGGAATGAAGAAGCAGAGCAGAAAGACTGTGATGGAAAGAAACGTGTCCCGTTTACAG GCCCTTTCATCAGCGTGCTGCTGTCTCGCCTGGAGAACATGTTGGAGAATTCCATGGAGGTGAACCTGCTGGTGACGGGAATCCTGGCTCAGCTGGCAGCGTATCCACAGCCCCTGCTGCGCTGCTTCCTGCTCAATACCCAAGCCGCGTTCCAGCCCAGCGTCTGCTCTCTCTACCAG GTGCTGGTTTCtgtgggttgccagattgaacaGCACGCAGCCTCCAGGCCCGAGTTTGCTCAGATGGTACAAGATGCCGCTCAGTATCTTCTGTTCAGAGATGAAGCCTTAAAGGATAGAG AGTGGGATTTCCTGCCGGATAACGGACTCGGCTGCTTTCTCAATGGGCACGTCTCTGGGCGGCTTCCGAAATCTCTTCCTCCATGTCCCAAGATCCCTCCTCAGTCCAGGAACAGTGTGTTTGCCACATTCCTTTACGCCGAGTTCCTGAAAGAGCTGGCAGCCATCGCGCAGGAACACTCCATACGCCCAGACTGA
- the LOC108276020 gene encoding transmembrane protein 184C, with amino-acid sequence MARLCAGWRRWLRPLVVTVYALLMAVALPLAVWQLQKAEAGTHTKAWFIAGVFVFLTIPISLWGILQHLVHYTQPELQKPIIRILWMVPIYSLDSWIALKYPSIAIYVDTCRECYEAYVIYNFLMFLLNFLETQYPNLALILEAQEQRSLLPPFCCCPPWAMGEVLLFRCKLGVLQYTVVRPVTTVIALVCQLFGVYDEGNFSFRNAWTYLVIVNNASQLFAMYCLLLFYRTLKEELSALKPVGKFLCVKMVVFASFWQAVFIAFLVKVGVISQKRTWEWESVEAVATGLQDFVICIEMFVAAIAHHYSFSYRPYVCEDDEGSCFDSFLAMLDFSDIQADISEQVRNVGRTVLGRPRKLFFGSEVDIVQGEHTGLLSGASHERLGVDPLSVPASPKGQYQGLGQTDTPRSRSAPTGFNPSSWRSDSCSVSATTTQNTGVKS; translated from the exons ATGGCGCGGCTGTGCGCGGGATGGCGCCGCTGGCTCCGGCCGCTCGTCGTGACGGTGTACGCGCTGCTCATGGCCGTGGCTTTACCGCTGGCTGTGTGGCAGCTCCAGAAAGCCGAG GCTGGAACACACACTAAGGCGTGGTTCATCgcgggtgtgtttgtgtttttaaccATTCCCATCTCTCTGTGGGGCATTCTGCAGCATCTTGTGCACTACACACAACCTGAACTACAGAAGCCTATCATcag AATATTATGGATGGTGCCAATTTACAGCTTAGACAGC TGGATCGCTCTGAAGTACCCCAGTATAGCCATCTATGTGGATACTTGTCGCGAGTGCTATGAGGCGTATGTCATCTATAACTTCCTGATGTTCCTGCTGAACTTCCTGGAGACGCAGTACCCGAATCTGGCGCTTATTTTAGAGGCTCAGGAACAGCGCTCGCTTCTGCCCCCTTTCTGCTGCTGTCCACCATGGGCCATGGGAGA GGTTCTTCTGTTCAGGTGTAAACTGGGAGTTCTGCAGTACACCGTTGTCAGACCTGTTACTACTGTCATAGCGCT tgtGTGTCAGTTGTTTGGAGTCTATGACGAGGGAAACTTCAGCTTCAGGAATGCCTGGACTTACCTCGTCATCGTCAACAATGCCTCCCAGCTG tttgCCATGTATTGCCTGCTGCTGTTCTACCGCACTCTGAAGGAAGAGCTGAGTGCATTAAAACCCGTCGGGAAATTCCTCTGTGTCAAAATGGTGGTGTTTGCCTCATTTTG GCAGGCTGTGTTCATCGCGTTTCTGGTGAAGGTTGGAGTGATCTCTCAGAAGCGCACATGGGAGTGGGAGAGTGTGGAGGCTGTAGCTACAGGGTTACAG gactTTGTAATTTGTATAGAAATGTTCGTGGCTGCCATTGCGCATCACTACAGCTTCAGTTACCGTCCGTATGTGTGTGAGGATGATGAAGGCTCCTGCTTCGACTCCTTCCTCGCCATGCTGGACTTTTCCGATATACAAGCTGATATTTCAGAGCAAGTCCGCAACGTGG GTCGCACAGTGCTCGGACGTCCCCGTAAGCTGTTTTTCGGCTCTGAAGTGGACATCGTGCAGGGTGAGCACACAGGCCTCCTCTCAGGGGCGTCTCACGAGCGACTGGGCGTCGACCCCCTTTCCGTCCCCGCTTCCCCAAAGGGGCAGTACCAGGGCCTCGGCCAAACAGACACACCTCGCTCTCGCTCCGCCCCCACCGGCTTTAACCCCTCCTCCTGGAGGAGCGACAGTTGCTCAGTTTCTGCAACTACCACTCAGAACACAGGAGTTAAGTCATAG